The following proteins are encoded in a genomic region of Irregularibacter muris:
- a CDS encoding PTS galactitol transporter subunit IIC, producing MVIIDYFLSLGSTVFVPLVLILIGIILGQGILRAVRSGITVGIGFIGLNLAISLISNTLEPAVNQIVERFSFNLTVLDIGSGAAAGVAFSTVIGALIIPAVFILNVILLLVGFTKTMNIDIFNYSHYAFTGAVVHLMTGSIPLGIAASLIQATWSLLSADYSAKQVQEAVGVEGISIPQGYASSTVPLFTILDKIYDRIPLLRDSKLDLSYLQGRIGMFGDPTIIGAALGAILALLAGYNFAEGTNLVMGVVAIMILFPRMVKIIVEGLLPISNSAKSFFNKHFQGKEVYIGLDSALTLGLPTTQIVGTMLIPITLILAVILPGNKVLPLGDLAFAAFFTCMATIIHKGNILKTILSGIINMVGILYIASWFAPYFSELAAKSGAVSIQSQTTALWNGNVFDFIIAKLGGMGAIGIGILIIGTIPLGLYVKKVSSEKEKIYKEKVN from the coding sequence ATGGTCATTATTGATTATTTTTTATCTTTAGGATCCACTGTTTTTGTACCCCTTGTATTAATTTTAATTGGTATCATTCTAGGCCAAGGAATATTGAGAGCCGTTAGAAGTGGCATTACTGTAGGAATTGGATTTATTGGATTAAACTTAGCAATTTCTCTAATTTCTAATACTTTGGAACCAGCAGTTAATCAAATTGTAGAACGTTTTTCCTTTAATTTAACAGTATTAGATATCGGTTCAGGAGCTGCTGCGGGAGTAGCTTTCTCTACGGTTATTGGTGCACTTATCATTCCGGCAGTGTTCATACTAAATGTCATTTTGTTATTAGTTGGTTTTACTAAAACGATGAACATTGATATTTTCAACTATTCCCATTATGCTTTTACAGGTGCTGTAGTTCATCTAATGACTGGCAGTATTCCCTTAGGTATTGCTGCTAGTTTAATTCAAGCCACCTGGTCCCTTTTATCAGCGGATTATTCTGCAAAGCAAGTACAAGAAGCAGTTGGTGTTGAGGGGATTTCTATTCCCCAAGGATATGCCTCAAGTACTGTTCCACTTTTCACTATTTTGGATAAAATTTACGATCGTATTCCCCTTTTACGAGATTCAAAATTAGACTTGTCTTATCTACAGGGACGCATTGGAATGTTTGGAGACCCTACCATCATTGGAGCGGCTTTAGGAGCAATATTAGCCTTGTTAGCAGGTTATAACTTTGCTGAGGGCACAAACTTAGTCATGGGAGTAGTTGCCATTATGATCTTGTTCCCACGGATGGTAAAAATCATTGTAGAAGGATTACTTCCTATCTCAAATTCAGCAAAGAGCTTCTTTAATAAACATTTTCAAGGAAAGGAAGTTTACATTGGTTTAGACTCTGCATTAACTTTGGGACTACCAACAACTCAAATTGTGGGAACGATGTTGATTCCTATTACTTTAATTTTAGCTGTAATCTTGCCCGGTAACAAAGTATTGCCCTTAGGGGATTTAGCATTTGCTGCTTTCTTTACCTGTATGGCTACCATCATTCATAAGGGGAATATTTTAAAGACAATTTTAAGTGGTATTATTAATATGGTTGGTATTCTTTATATTGCAAGCTGGTTTGCCCCATATTTCAGTGAACTTGCTGCTAAGAGCGGTGCAGTTAGTATTCAAAGTCAAACAACAGCCCTTTGGAATGGTAATGTATTTGATTTTATTATTGCCAAGCTGGGTGGTATGGGAGCCATTGGGATTGGTATTTTAATCATTGGTACAATTCCTCTTGGTCTTTATGTTAAAAAAGTATCCTCTGAAAAAGAAAAAATTTATAAAGAGAAAGTGAATTAA
- a CDS encoding PTS fructose transporter subunit IIABC, with amino-acid sequence MLKDGIFSKSLITTSLKTTTKKDIIRELSEFLVAEGRITNKEEFIQDVFKREAQIPTALEEGIAIPHAKSKTVKQASIVVGISKKGVDFGATDHKLSKIFFLIATPENTNDLHIKALSDIASKVLDKSFREKLLNAQSNEEIFQLLMQSNEPTKDSMLNSSGRFFIGITGCPVGVAHTYLAAKSLQNAANELGVDIKVETNGSIGVENAPTQEEIDKAEAIIIACDKEVDLERFHGKKVIFTGTKEAIDKPKELIQKVMNAHIPIYLPKTKNLSNTTEKNAPKQSVGLYKYLMNGVSFMIPFVVTGGLLIALSLTLGGEPTPGGLQIPAGSFWDKISQIGVTAFTLMIPILAGYIAYAIGDRAALAPGMVGGWIANNGSFYGAEAGTGFIGAIVAGLIVGYLVKWMKSLNYPKAVQALVPIMIIPIIGSVAIGIIFIYGIGAPISSLMDSLNAMLQSLSSGSFILIGLVMGLMQGFDMGGPFGKVVFMFSVGLIGTGQTQFMGAQAVAIPVAPLGMAIATFVGKKYFDKEEIANGKAALAMGLVGISEGAIPFAASDPLAVIPANMIGSAVACILGFLWGITDSVAHGGPIVALLGAMNKPIMALFAMLIGSCVTAAIVIFFKKSITRKPKISSMDKNSEVKYA; translated from the coding sequence ATGTTAAAAGATGGTATTTTCTCAAAGAGCTTAATCACTACTTCATTGAAAACGACTACAAAGAAGGATATCATAAGAGAACTCTCAGAATTTTTAGTTGCTGAGGGTAGAATCACAAACAAAGAAGAATTTATCCAAGATGTTTTTAAGAGAGAAGCCCAAATACCCACAGCATTAGAAGAGGGAATTGCTATCCCCCATGCTAAATCTAAGACAGTAAAGCAAGCTTCTATAGTTGTTGGCATTAGTAAAAAAGGAGTGGACTTTGGGGCCACGGATCACAAACTTTCTAAGATTTTTTTCCTTATTGCCACGCCTGAAAATACAAACGATTTACATATTAAGGCATTATCAGATATTGCTTCAAAGGTATTAGATAAATCTTTTAGAGAAAAGCTATTGAATGCCCAGAGTAATGAAGAGATTTTCCAACTGTTAATGCAAAGTAATGAACCCACAAAGGATTCCATGCTGAACAGTAGTGGCAGATTTTTCATTGGAATTACGGGATGTCCTGTGGGTGTAGCCCACACCTATCTTGCAGCTAAGTCGTTGCAAAATGCTGCAAATGAATTAGGCGTGGACATTAAGGTTGAAACCAATGGTTCAATAGGGGTTGAAAATGCTCCTACTCAAGAGGAAATTGATAAGGCAGAAGCCATTATTATTGCATGTGATAAAGAGGTAGATTTAGAGCGTTTCCATGGTAAGAAAGTAATCTTTACCGGAACTAAAGAGGCTATTGACAAGCCAAAAGAGCTTATTCAAAAAGTGATGAATGCACATATACCCATTTACTTACCAAAAACTAAAAATCTGTCCAACACAACTGAAAAAAATGCCCCAAAACAATCTGTTGGTTTATATAAATATTTAATGAATGGCGTATCTTTTATGATCCCCTTTGTGGTAACAGGTGGTTTACTCATTGCTCTTTCCCTTACTTTAGGTGGTGAACCTACACCTGGTGGTTTACAGATTCCTGCAGGTAGTTTTTGGGATAAAATAAGCCAAATTGGTGTAACTGCATTTACCTTAATGATCCCTATTCTAGCTGGTTATATTGCATATGCTATTGGGGATAGGGCTGCCCTAGCACCTGGAATGGTCGGTGGTTGGATTGCAAATAATGGTTCTTTTTATGGTGCTGAAGCTGGAACTGGTTTTATCGGTGCCATAGTAGCAGGATTAATCGTTGGATATCTAGTCAAATGGATGAAATCTCTTAACTATCCAAAAGCTGTACAAGCATTGGTTCCTATTATGATTATCCCTATTATCGGCTCAGTCGCAATTGGAATTATATTTATATATGGAATTGGTGCTCCTATCTCTTCATTAATGGATTCATTAAATGCAATGTTACAATCTTTATCTTCTGGAAGTTTTATTTTAATTGGTCTTGTGATGGGACTTATGCAAGGTTTTGATATGGGAGGTCCCTTTGGAAAGGTTGTATTTATGTTTAGCGTTGGCTTAATTGGTACAGGACAAACTCAATTTATGGGAGCACAAGCTGTTGCTATTCCTGTAGCACCATTGGGTATGGCTATCGCAACTTTTGTTGGAAAAAAATATTTTGATAAAGAGGAAATTGCAAATGGCAAAGCGGCTTTGGCAATGGGCCTAGTAGGAATATCAGAAGGAGCTATTCCCTTCGCTGCCAGTGATCCATTAGCTGTTATTCCTGCAAATATGATTGGTAGTGCCGTAGCTTGTATATTAGGATTTTTATGGGGCATTACAGATAGTGTAGCCCATGGCGGTCCAATTGTTGCCCTATTGGGAGCGATGAATAAGCCTATAATGGCATTGTTCGCTATGCTCATTGGTTCATGTGTAACTGCAGCTATTGTAATATTTTTTAAAAAATCCATAACTAGAAAACCCAAGATAAGTTCAATGGATAAAAACAGTGAAGTGAAATATGCATAG
- a CDS encoding BglG family transcription antiterminator — MLDITSRQAKLIEILARQKEYLPTKYYANYLNVSERTIFNDLSNLKGLLDTLNIKVDRKRNHGIKLLGDITSSESFIQHIIKQTNLEDSIKYSALERQIFIIKWLLIENKTITYQSLSFDLYVSSTSIIKDMEQIKNFMDEDIKLISDVKGTRVVGTEIGIQKSLKRFLYYLIEQSMHNYSLASYGKILEPLFSKGVIDSVQHSMHELILAVDRGISEQYMKSLFISLLILTERSYQGNHLNHLLNVNMKETEYLTNYPLAVQICNNISTDLSFTFTELEYKYVSNQLFAHRVEMKVNNKYIENLLAPDIKQIIADVTEAMAIDLTADKKLWDALIYHMFPLIYRLKSDIIVTNPLLEEIKNDYGILFKIIWYVMEKFEKKYGVTLTDDDIAFITIHFQAAIERKEQMSQILVVCQTGLVTSDLIINRIKKLLPANIQFKLIAKPYLKNEDLTKVDFIISSVHLKDIERPVVYVSSFVNDTDLINIYSCYLKHSSTLRKKEDNKLNLNMISSYLNSRYVFLNEKLSTKEKCLEKMIDLFERDGIVKESFRASVYERERIGDTLVRSWVAVPHALQSTVNETKIAMMIPQKPIKWDNESYVSLIILLAVAEEDIVNIRKLLSHIYKVILKSESLEKSNFVQSIKQPEDLIAFFSK; from the coding sequence TTGTTGGATATTACAAGTCGTCAAGCCAAGCTCATTGAAATTCTTGCTAGGCAAAAAGAATATTTACCGACTAAATATTATGCCAATTATTTAAACGTGTCAGAACGGACGATTTTTAATGATTTATCCAATTTAAAAGGTTTGCTTGATACTCTTAATATTAAAGTAGATAGAAAACGAAATCATGGTATCAAGCTTTTGGGAGATATTACATCTTCAGAAAGCTTTATTCAGCATATCATTAAGCAAACCAATCTAGAAGATTCTATAAAATATTCTGCTTTAGAACGCCAAATATTTATCATAAAATGGCTTTTAATAGAAAATAAAACGATCACTTACCAGTCTTTGTCTTTTGATTTGTATGTTAGTAGTACTTCTATTATTAAGGATATGGAGCAGATTAAGAACTTTATGGATGAAGATATAAAACTAATATCAGACGTCAAGGGAACACGAGTTGTAGGAACGGAAATAGGAATTCAAAAATCACTCAAACGTTTCCTTTATTATTTAATAGAACAATCCATGCATAACTACTCTTTGGCTTCCTATGGAAAAATTTTAGAGCCTTTATTTAGCAAAGGGGTTATAGATAGTGTGCAACACTCCATGCACGAATTAATTTTAGCAGTGGATCGTGGTATTTCTGAGCAATATATGAAGTCACTTTTTATATCTCTATTAATCCTTACAGAACGTTCTTACCAAGGAAATCATTTAAATCATTTGCTTAATGTAAATATGAAAGAGACAGAGTACTTAACCAATTATCCCTTAGCAGTTCAAATCTGTAATAATATTTCTACCGATCTGTCTTTTACATTTACAGAATTAGAATATAAATATGTAAGCAATCAATTATTTGCTCATCGAGTAGAGATGAAAGTAAACAATAAATATATTGAGAATCTTCTTGCTCCTGATATTAAGCAGATTATTGCTGACGTCACTGAAGCAATGGCCATTGATTTGACTGCCGATAAAAAACTTTGGGATGCGCTTATATATCATATGTTCCCTTTAATTTATCGATTAAAATCAGATATTATTGTCACTAATCCCTTATTAGAGGAGATAAAAAATGATTATGGCATTCTTTTCAAAATCATTTGGTATGTTATGGAGAAGTTTGAGAAAAAATACGGGGTAACCCTAACAGACGATGATATTGCTTTCATTACAATCCACTTTCAAGCCGCTATAGAACGCAAAGAACAGATGTCTCAGATTCTAGTTGTATGCCAAACAGGGCTTGTAACATCAGATTTAATTATTAATCGTATTAAAAAACTATTACCTGCTAATATACAGTTTAAGTTAATTGCAAAGCCCTATTTAAAGAATGAAGATTTAACTAAAGTTGATTTTATTATTTCTTCAGTTCATTTGAAAGATATAGAAAGACCGGTTGTTTATGTATCTTCATTCGTAAATGATACAGATTTAATAAATATTTATTCTTGTTATTTAAAACACTCCTCTACCTTAAGAAAAAAGGAGGATAATAAACTAAATCTAAATATGATTTCATCTTATTTAAATAGCCGATATGTATTTTTAAATGAAAAGTTGTCAACAAAGGAAAAGTGTTTAGAAAAAATGATTGATTTATTTGAAAGGGATGGAATTGTGAAAGAATCTTTCAGGGCTTCGGTGTATGAAAGAGAGAGAATAGGAGATACATTAGTCCGTAGCTGGGTTGCTGTCCCCCATGCTTTACAGTCAACGGTTAATGAAACTAAGATTGCTATGATGATTCCTCAAAAACCTATCAAATGGGATAATGAATCTTATGTCTCCTTAATCATATTATTAGCAGTAGCTGAAGAAGACATTGTAAATATTCGCAAACTCTTAAGCCATATCTATAAAGTTATTTTAAAGTCGGAGAGTCTAGAAAAAAGCAATTTTGTGCAGTCCATAAAGCAACCTGAAGATTTGATAGCGTTTTTTTCAAAGTAA
- a CDS encoding GntR family transcriptional regulator — translation MKYINVYKDIKGKILKGIYPPGATLEGEEIFCEMYGLSRTTIRKAIAKLKQDGYVHSRQGSGIFVNPPEFYEEKSLTTISERIDKTENIETTVLDFKTIEADEELSEIFNLSIGSKLFYYTRVRKIVDSHNVLEKTYMPYYLFKDFNKDIIKKSVSKYIEKDCHYTISHDIKNIKAINVDKELAQLLNMEEGSATLQIQHKVYLNKSILAQYTLEIQTKNNIRFVAVR, via the coding sequence TTGAAATACATAAATGTCTATAAAGATATAAAAGGAAAAATTTTAAAAGGAATCTATCCGCCAGGGGCTACTTTGGAAGGCGAGGAAATTTTTTGTGAAATGTATGGTTTAAGTAGAACTACCATCAGAAAAGCTATAGCCAAATTAAAGCAGGATGGGTATGTACATTCAAGACAAGGTTCAGGGATTTTTGTCAATCCGCCGGAATTTTATGAAGAAAAGAGTTTAACAACCATATCAGAGAGAATAGATAAGACTGAAAATATAGAAACCACTGTTTTGGATTTTAAGACCATTGAAGCTGATGAAGAGCTTTCTGAAATATTTAACTTAAGTATTGGAAGCAAGCTGTTTTATTATACCAGAGTGAGAAAAATAGTTGATTCCCATAATGTACTTGAAAAAACCTATATGCCTTATTATTTATTTAAGGATTTCAATAAAGATATTATAAAAAAATCAGTATCTAAATATATTGAAAAGGATTGTCATTACACCATTAGCCATGATATTAAAAATATTAAGGCAATTAATGTGGATAAAGAATTAGCTCAATTGCTAAATATGGAAGAGGGATCTGCCACTTTACAAATTCAGCATAAGGTTTATCTTAACAAATCCATATTGGCACAATACACTTTGGAGATACAAACAAAAAATAATATTCGTTTTGTTGCTGTAAGATAA
- a CDS encoding PTS sugar transporter subunit IIB encodes MKKQIIVACGAGLATSTMIVEKINETLEGTGINYSISQSQIYELNSYDGKADLFVTSMKLDEKKYKTPIVVGTPFLVGINEEETKEKIIQILLK; translated from the coding sequence ATGAAAAAGCAGATTATAGTTGCTTGCGGAGCTGGATTAGCTACTTCCACTATGATTGTAGAAAAGATCAATGAGACCTTGGAGGGTACAGGAATTAATTATTCCATTAGTCAGTCACAGATTTATGAATTAAATTCCTATGATGGAAAGGCAGATTTATTTGTTACCTCAATGAAGCTTGATGAAAAAAAATACAAGACGCCAATTGTAGTCGGAACACCTTTTTTAGTTGGGATTAATGAAGAAGAAACAAAAGAAAAAATCATTCAGATACTTTTAAAATAA
- a CDS encoding PTS sugar transporter subunit IIA gives MGLENYIFILTHGKAGEELLKSAQMITGEMKNVKTFSLLPGVSLESYIQEVKSSLDEVPKGATILGITDLYGGTPSNCARALSKDYNFFILAGLNLAMLLEADILRKSLSDYELLEAVQKAGEKACRIVEKLECNM, from the coding sequence ATGGGATTAGAAAATTATATTTTTATCTTAACCCATGGGAAAGCAGGTGAAGAACTTTTAAAAAGTGCTCAAATGATTACTGGAGAAATGAAGAATGTCAAAACATTTTCGCTTTTACCTGGAGTTTCCCTAGAAAGTTATATACAAGAGGTTAAGAGTAGTTTAGATGAGGTGCCTAAGGGAGCAACAATATTAGGGATAACTGATTTATATGGTGGGACTCCTTCTAATTGTGCCAGGGCGCTTTCGAAGGATTATAATTTCTTTATACTTGCAGGGTTAAACTTAGCAATGCTGTTGGAAGCAGATATTTTAAGAAAAAGTTTGTCAGATTATGAGTTATTAGAAGCAGTTCAAAAAGCTGGAGAAAAAGCCTGTCGAATTGTAGAAAAACTTGAATGCAATATGTAG
- a CDS encoding sigma 54-interacting transcriptional regulator gives MSRKQIIYDCLINLCNSTTLEEIEEGFLGFETRIISKKTGFIRNNVSKELNQLTREGKVIKVVGRPTYYFVYQKMNELLGKILDAENLEVESLRSIIATTNEEKGIDFINEDTDTDIFHSIIGFESSLKVPILQAKAAISYPPNGLNMLLIGPTGSGKSMFAEIIYKYALDNNLVEPEANFVIFNCAEYANNPQLLLSQLFGHKKGAYTGATSDSMGLVEKANGGIFFLDEVHRLPPQAQEMLFLLIDKNIYRRLGETDIDRTAKVLLIAATTEDINSVLLTTFLRRFPMVITMPSLEERLLNERYELIYEFFLNQSKIINANIRVNKSVMKALLLYDCKGNVGQLKNDIQIICARGFLDYKTKSKNQIELDASTLPNHVYNGLLKMQEKRKEILNFFNINNRDYYDFSSENKKQRFYNDKDDFSEELYKKIGEVFEIYTKRGYSNNKIKKLLQISIDKYLQQLLSKMDINNYEISPEKEKLFKIVDPKIYNTVGKTILEFGSEISNKNEIEKLTIALSLHINEIIENKDEKNHIFPMRLQEISVSYPKEYFIARKIRMNIDQELNIYISEYEVGIITMLISSVTSIQKSKKIGVMIIGHGSKTASSMASVCNEMLMTTHCKAIDMSLDMKIDDTLEKASILAKNINEGKGILLLVDMGSLVSFGELVEKKTGIKTLTIDKVSTPLVLKAVSKALLPGMTLEQLALEWNDEETKSKIMDNKKDNFNQKTIEGKYCIITFCLTQDGTSQKLAQLLRENIPSIAYNNIEIITMSLEKVKKISQEEYGNIIALIGSVNLKIESIPYISTDEILVKDGLDKINNMIAELGFDVPNNYHFANLSMRLIEESLSFLNPEKTYEILEITLQEILNKLKIDNTDGLYIRFLLHGSYMLERVIKKEPLPYKDIATYIQQHSDLYNVIRQSFKKVEEIFSIKIPNTEIGYLVEMIDTL, from the coding sequence ATGAGTAGAAAACAAATAATATATGATTGCCTAATAAACTTATGCAACAGTACTACTCTTGAAGAGATTGAAGAAGGTTTTCTTGGATTTGAAACACGAATAATTAGTAAAAAAACTGGCTTTATAAGAAATAATGTAAGTAAGGAACTAAATCAACTAACAAGGGAAGGTAAAGTCATAAAGGTAGTAGGTCGACCAACCTATTATTTTGTATATCAAAAAATGAATGAACTTTTAGGAAAAATTTTGGATGCTGAAAATTTAGAGGTAGAATCCTTAAGAAGCATCATAGCGACAACTAATGAAGAAAAAGGAATAGATTTCATAAATGAAGATACCGATACTGATATTTTTCATAGCATCATTGGATTTGAAAGTAGTCTTAAGGTGCCAATTCTTCAGGCAAAGGCCGCCATTTCGTATCCACCAAATGGATTAAATATGCTATTAATTGGCCCCACTGGAAGTGGCAAATCCATGTTTGCCGAAATAATATATAAATATGCGCTTGACAATAATTTAGTGGAACCAGAGGCTAATTTTGTTATTTTTAATTGTGCAGAATATGCGAATAATCCACAATTACTTTTATCGCAATTGTTCGGTCATAAAAAGGGTGCATATACAGGAGCAACTAGTGATTCTATGGGTCTTGTTGAAAAGGCAAATGGTGGGATATTTTTTCTAGATGAGGTCCACAGATTACCCCCTCAAGCTCAAGAGATGCTTTTTTTGTTAATAGATAAGAATATTTATCGTCGACTTGGAGAAACGGATATAGATCGAACTGCAAAGGTACTTTTAATTGCGGCAACTACAGAGGATATTAATTCTGTTTTATTGACAACTTTTTTAAGACGGTTTCCTATGGTCATTACCATGCCCTCCCTTGAGGAAAGATTGTTAAATGAGCGTTATGAATTAATATACGAATTTTTCCTAAATCAATCAAAAATCATAAATGCGAATATTCGTGTAAATAAATCTGTCATGAAGGCATTACTCTTATATGATTGTAAGGGAAATGTTGGACAACTTAAAAATGATATTCAAATTATTTGTGCTAGAGGATTTTTGGATTACAAAACAAAATCCAAGAATCAAATTGAGTTGGATGCTTCTACACTTCCTAACCATGTGTATAATGGATTATTAAAAATGCAAGAGAAACGAAAAGAGATTTTAAATTTTTTTAATATAAATAATAGAGATTATTATGACTTTTCTTCAGAAAACAAAAAACAAAGATTTTATAATGATAAAGATGACTTTTCCGAAGAATTATATAAAAAAATTGGAGAGGTCTTCGAAATATACACAAAAAGAGGATATTCTAATAATAAAATAAAGAAGCTTTTACAAATAAGTATCGATAAGTATTTGCAGCAACTATTATCAAAAATGGATATTAATAATTATGAGATTAGTCCAGAAAAAGAAAAGCTTTTTAAAATTGTAGATCCTAAGATATATAATACGGTGGGTAAAACGATATTAGAGTTTGGAAGTGAAATTTCTAATAAAAATGAAATTGAAAAACTTACCATTGCACTTTCTTTGCATATTAATGAAATAATAGAAAATAAAGATGAAAAAAATCATATCTTTCCAATGAGATTGCAAGAAATTTCTGTAAGTTATCCTAAGGAGTACTTTATTGCTAGAAAAATTAGGATGAATATTGACCAAGAACTTAATATTTATATTTCTGAATATGAAGTGGGTATTATCACCATGTTGATTTCCTCTGTAACCAGTATTCAAAAAAGTAAAAAAATTGGAGTAATGATAATTGGTCATGGGAGTAAAACAGCGTCGAGTATGGCTAGTGTCTGCAATGAAATGTTAATGACAACCCATTGCAAAGCAATTGATATGAGTTTGGATATGAAAATTGATGATACCCTTGAAAAGGCGAGTATTTTAGCAAAGAATATTAATGAAGGTAAGGGGATTCTTCTATTAGTAGATATGGGCTCGTTAGTTTCGTTTGGTGAGTTGGTTGAGAAAAAAACAGGGATTAAAACATTGACAATAGATAAGGTATCAACTCCTCTAGTGTTAAAGGCTGTAAGTAAAGCCCTTCTGCCAGGAATGACTTTAGAACAACTAGCTTTAGAATGGAATGATGAGGAGACTAAGAGCAAGATTATGGATAACAAAAAGGATAATTTTAACCAAAAAACTATTGAAGGTAAATATTGTATTATCACTTTTTGTTTGACACAGGATGGGACTTCCCAGAAGCTTGCTCAATTATTAAGAGAAAACATACCGAGCATAGCTTATAATAATATTGAAATCATCACTATGTCTCTTGAAAAAGTAAAAAAAATAAGCCAAGAGGAATATGGGAATATTATTGCATTAATTGGAAGTGTAAATCTCAAAATAGAAAGTATTCCATATATATCAACGGATGAAATTTTAGTAAAGGATGGGTTGGATAAAATAAATAATATGATTGCTGAACTTGGATTTGATGTGCCAAATAACTATCATTTTGCAAATTTAAGCATGCGATTAATTGAAGAATCTTTAAGTTTTTTAAATCCAGAAAAAACCTATGAAATACTTGAGATTACATTACAGGAAATTTTAAATAAGTTAAAAATAGATAATACCGATGGTCTTTATATTAGATTTCTATTACATGGTTCCTATATGCTGGAACGAGTGATAAAAAAAGAGCCTTTACCTTATAAGGATATAGCGACTTATATACAGCAACACTCTGATCTTTATAATGTAATTCGACAATCCTTTAAAAAGGTGGAAGAGATATTTAGTATCAAAATCCCTAATACCGAAATAGGATACTTGGTTGAGATGATTGATACACTATGA
- the rpe gene encoding ribulose-phosphate 3-epimerase, translated as MIVSPSILSADFLNLERDIKLLEKNGADFIHIDIMDGVFVANSTWGPSTVTAIRQITTLPLDVHLMINQPERLIEHYLATKADIITIHPESTVFLRKSLLKIKKYGAKVGVALKLETPVEMIKYCLDLVDIVLLLTCDEGFGGQNFQLLSLRKISQIAKWRQEHNLTFKIEVDGGIGPETGKLCKEAGADILVAGSYVFGKDIKTAIEVLKKV; from the coding sequence GTGATTGTATCCCCTTCTATTTTGAGTGCTGACTTTTTAAACTTAGAAAGAGATATTAAGCTTTTAGAAAAAAATGGGGCGGACTTTATCCATATTGATATCATGGATGGGGTATTTGTTGCTAATTCTACCTGGGGACCATCCACTGTAACTGCTATTCGGCAGATTACCACCTTACCCTTGGATGTTCATCTTATGATTAATCAACCAGAAAGATTAATAGAGCATTATTTAGCAACAAAGGCAGATATTATTACTATTCATCCAGAAAGCACTGTATTTTTACGAAAAAGTTTATTGAAGATAAAAAAATATGGGGCTAAGGTGGGAGTCGCTTTAAAATTAGAAACACCAGTTGAGATGATAAAATATTGTTTAGATTTAGTTGATATTGTTCTTTTACTGACGTGTGATGAAGGTTTTGGAGGGCAAAATTTTCAACTTCTTTCTCTAAGAAAGATTTCCCAAATAGCTAAATGGCGACAAGAACACAACCTAACCTTTAAAATTGAAGTAGATGGAGGAATTGGACCTGAAACTGGGAAGTTATGCAAAGAAGCAGGAGCAGATATTTTAGTAGCTGGCTCGTATGTTTTTGGAAAGGATATAAAAACCGCTATTGAAGTATTAAAAAAAGTATAA
- a CDS encoding PTS sugar transporter subunit IIA, whose amino-acid sequence MYIEKDLVFYNEPLVNQNQILDFMADKLEKKNYVTKGFREAVKKREEEFPTGLKLKGMNIAIVHTEAIFSKTEKLVVIKPEQSVTFKNIEDLKPLEVNLVFGLILKDSQKHLEVLQRIGQLLQDNEIIQDIQEVNSQRELVSLMQQYFNEKEDNSL is encoded by the coding sequence ATGTATATAGAAAAAGACTTAGTTTTCTATAATGAACCTTTAGTTAACCAAAACCAAATCCTGGATTTTATGGCAGATAAATTGGAAAAGAAAAATTATGTGACTAAAGGTTTTAGAGAAGCCGTTAAAAAACGAGAAGAGGAATTTCCCACGGGATTAAAACTCAAAGGCATGAATATAGCTATAGTTCATACAGAAGCAATTTTTTCAAAAACAGAAAAACTTGTAGTAATAAAACCTGAACAGTCTGTAACATTTAAAAATATTGAGGATCTGAAACCGCTAGAAGTGAATTTAGTTTTTGGTTTAATCTTAAAGGATAGTCAAAAACATTTAGAGGTTTTACAAAGAATTGGTCAGTTACTACAAGATAATGAAATTATTCAAGATATTCAAGAAGTAAATTCCCAAAGGGAATTAGTCTCTTTAATGCAACAATATTTTAATGAAAAGGAGGATAATAGCCTATGA